The Epinephelus moara isolate mb chromosome 11, YSFRI_EMoa_1.0, whole genome shotgun sequence sequence ACAgatagtccagctcctccaggatggcatggtcacaagaaggtttgctgtgtctcccagcacagtctcaagagcatggaggagatactgTTACACAGGGAGAGATGGACAGAGCTGTAGAAGcacatcaacccagcagcaggacgaGCACTACAAAATGACCTGCAGTAGgttactggtgtgcatgtttctgaccatctctcaattctggtgttctctggtgagaGATGGTGATTGGTGTTCTCTGCTCGCATCTTCACAGATGAGcacaggcgtgaaagagtcttGGGTACATCGGTGAAGGTTTTTAACGTGAATAAATCGTTCATCAATATCTGATGTGTGAGCCCTGAATCTTTTATAGATAGCCCCAGATCTAAATATGTTTCAAAACAAGAATAGGCCTACTAATAAAAAGCCCCACATCTAATAATCTGTCATTCTGCTCATGCATGTACTCAAATAAAAGTACTTAGCTACATTACACCACTGttaacataaatacatacatttacctTTCCAACTCTAGTCAGTTAATGTTTAATGATAGCAGTTGGAAAGTATCTTGTTTCTGCACAATAAACTGAAAACTACTAACGactacaaatatttttaacaTCAAAACTGATAATCTTAAACAGTTATAGGTAAATAAGGTGCCAAAGTGTATTAAAAAAGGCATCAAAATGGAGCTTTTTCCCAGGTAGGATCACCTCTGACCCCCCTACAGAGCTCTGGGAGAGGCTCCCAGTGTCCTCACatcctagaaacgcccctgTATGTCGATAAATACCTTAAAAAACAatcatataaaaacatttccCAGCATTCATCTCTTCAGCACAGGGCCATGCCTGACCAATTTGGCACCCTAGGCAAGATATTTCTCCACGggcagtttgtgtgtgggagggagatGCACTTGAGGCTACATCACTTGGTGCTGAGGTGGATGAGGTGGCTGCAGTTACATTAGTAGGCCCAGGATTTGCAGAGGTGGGGGACAAATACTTCAGAAGTGCATCTAAAAAGAGGAGATACGTATATTTGAGAAACTGGGCTTTTACAATATATTAATCAAATAGCTGTTGATTGTGAAACCATCATGGCATAACCATAGAGCACCTAACATTACAGCCTGCCTTGGtctaatgacattttaaacacagcaaacagccaaaatataaaaaatgcaactgtaacatcacaaatctgaaaattggaaaacataaatatacagtatatggaaaaaaaaaaactccctggCGCCCTCTGACATGCTGGCGCCTATAGCATTTGCCTAACCTGCTCTATGGTAACCAACCATATTCCTGCCTTAAACTGACCTGTTCCATGTATCATTTTTGCTGTTTGGAATCCAGAACTTTGGAACTCAGTGTCTCAAATCCACTCAGAATGCAGATAGAACCAGAACATTCTAGGGTGGCCATTTGCTGTGGGCGGGGCTAAAATGAATATTTCCTTTGTGACATCACATCGCAAGATATCAGAGTTTGTAAGTACCCCAGTGCCACATTGTCAGTTACCAACTGTCGGTGGCGACTTTGACAACTGGTAAGTAGCAAAGTCAGTAGCAAGACATCATTAGTGTTGCACTATTGGAGAAGATGTttaaacaacaaccacaaagacaagGCGCTGACGGCACCTCCGAAATGGCACCATCCACAGCACAGAATAATGACGATCCTGCATACCTCCGCTGGCAAATAGCAAAGCTGGATGACTTAAACGATTCATTGTTAGAAATGAATGCGAAAAGGGCAATACAAATGCAGGCTCTTGAGGCAGATAAAGAGACTCTCAAGGCAGATTTAGAAACTGCCAACGCCGAAATCCGGGACCTGCGTAAACAGAGTGAGGACAGTGAcgctgaaaagaaaaaactttttgACGAAACCATGGACCTCACCTCAAAACTCATGGATTGTCACTTACAGCACAGCCGTGATACAGAGGTACTGGAGAAGAAGCTCAGCAACAGCCACGACAGTATGACTGCACTGAAGAAGCAGCATGAGTCTGATCTCCTTAGAGTGAGAGCGGACTGGGAGGGGAAGTTAGCTGAAGAGCAGGCCAAGTGGGAGACAGAGGTCGCgcaagagagaagaaaagatgccGCGACACACGCTGATGAGGTGACAGAAATTCATCATAGCTATGTCACTCAAATGACTGACTACAAAGAACAACTGGCTAGTCTACAAGGTAAGCTTCAAGAACGACGCCAGTATTTTACCAGTGCACTGACAGCAGCAAAAATCAGGTTTGAAGATGAACTTAATGAcctgaaggaaaaaaattggGAGTTAAAGAGGACTGTCTATGCTCAAAAGCATTTTAAAGAGGACGTTCTTAAGTTGAGGGAGACTGTCAAAGAAAAAGACGAAATAATTGAGACGAAAGAAAAGCTCATAGGTAAGTTCAGAGAGGACAGACAAAATTTATTGAAAGACTGGCAGTTGGCAAGAGACAATAAGGCTGCTGCTGAGGCTTCACTGAAGAATCTGAAAACGAGCCACGCAGATCTCCAGTCGACATTAAAGGCTACACAGTCTGAATTGAGCCGGTCAAAAACTTGGCAAGAGAAAGCCGGCGCAGAGCTGCTGGAGTTAGTAGATGCCAAAAAAAGCCTGTTGGATCAAAGTAACAAATTAACATCACAAGTGTCTGAGCAGAAGAAAAAGATCAGCAAACT is a genomic window containing:
- the LOC126397539 gene encoding paramyosin-like, with amino-acid sequence MAPSTAQNNDDPAYLRWQIAKLDDLNDSLLEMNAKRAIQMQALEADKETLKADLETANAEIRDLRKQSEDSDAEKKKLFDETMDLTSKLMDCHLQHSRDTEVLEKKLSNSHDSMTALKKQHESDLLRVRADWEGKLAEEQAKWETEVAQERRKDAATHADEVTEIHHSYVTQMTDYKEQLASLQGKLQERRQYFTSALTAAKIRFEDELNDLKEKNWELKRTVYAQKHFKEDVLKLRETVKEKDEIIETKEKLIGKFREDRQNLLKDWQLARDNKAAAEASLKNLKTSHADLQSTLKATQSELSRSKTWQEKAGAELLELVDAKKSLLDQSNKLTSQVSEQKKKISKLESTQHRFKTDLEACSSSMSDFKSLKSKYVELCRRYLHNYRPCEVKLDLDLEDELREKIACADRKLSSYQNTIKNGLKDVKYYQDLFDKNLIVTQVYVDKVHKLEKENNSLRNDLRHTQLLLQKATKPVQQRVKSWINKKILGRVPVAPEAAEEPPAHYPDDWQPSDLLDDNIVPSVQPCPSEPSASSEPDPLDGVIVVKPYVVEDLPPVDE